The following are encoded together in the Salvia hispanica cultivar TCC Black 2014 chromosome 6, UniMelb_Shisp_WGS_1.0, whole genome shotgun sequence genome:
- the LOC125191624 gene encoding uncharacterized protein LOC125191624, protein MRASCHNVSSFFMNLHFTSVFIVATVLTSCRREGFDDSMLACDHPAFPWRTKCIYNILLVKMFNVSTIIFHEVFGRLLSTLKDLQKFVFVKVQFSCVTSFPPTVFY, encoded by the exons ATGAGGGCATCTTGTCATAACGTATCTAGTTTTTTCATGAACTTACATTTTACATCAGTTTTCATTGTTGCTACAGTTCTAACCTCTTGCAGACGTGAAGGCTTTGATGATAGTATGCTGGCTTGTGACCATCCTGCGTTTCCATGGAGGACGaagtgtatatataatatattgctGGTCAAG ATGTTTAATGTGTCCACCATCATTTTCCACGAAGTTTTCGGAAGGCTGCTTTCCACGTTAAAAG ATCTCCAAAAGTTCGTGTTCGTGAAGGTCCAGTTCTCCTGCGTCACATCCTTCCCACCTACTGTATTTTACTAG